CGAGCTGAATCGCCGCTGTCAGGTGAACGAGCGCCCGTTCTGGCTGTCCGGTGTGCCCGCAAATGGCGCCCAGCACCCGTCGGCAATCCGCTTCCTCGACCACAGACTCCAGGGCAACGAAGATGGTCCGGGCCCCTTCGACATCGTGCTCGGCGTGCGCATAGGACTGGCGCTCGACCAGGATCTCGCCCCGATTGAGCAGGCAGAGAGCTTCGAGTCGCCGGTCGCGCAGCAAGCGGGCTAGCGCCATCGCTTCCGAGAAGTACTGCTCGGCCCTGGCATAGTCGCGGTGATCCGCGCTGATCATGCCGAGGTTGTGGCAGGCCATCGCCTCGCCCCGCCAGTCGCCGAGCCTGCGGTAGATCTCAAGCGCGCGCCGGTAGTGCGATTCGGCCAGACCCCAGTCGCCCTGCACGTTGGCGACGATGCCCAGGTTCTGCTCGATCTTGGCGCGCAGGTCCTCTCGATGCGCAGCAAGCAGTAGCGCGTCGGCAAACAGCTTCCGCGCGTCATCCAGCTCGCCCCGTTCGAGGCTCAGTCCCGCCAGAACATTGAGGGTCTGCGCTTCGGTGGCCCGATCCGGCGCCGATCGCGCCGCCGCCAGGCTCCGCAGCCCCGCCTGCCTGGCCGCTTCCGGCTGTCCCTGGTGGTGCTTGATGACGGCAAACCGGCTCAGGGCTTCGGCTTCGATGTCAGCGACCGCCGCGGATCGGGCCCACTCAGCGGCGGTCAGGTAACCTTGCTCTGCGTCTCCTGTCCTGCCGCCGCGTTCATCCTCGGCGGCGCGCTCGAGACACCACTTCGCTCGCGCTGCCGGAGCGGCTGGAAGCCGCTCCGATTCATCCGGTTGTAAGGGTGACATCGGTCGATTGCCGTTTACCAGGCAATCGCGTACCGCGAGAAGTGGTCGATCTCAGCCGAGACTTTGTTGGTCAGCTGGTTGTCGACCGACGTCGGCGCTTCGAGCTGCTGGAACGTCTCGCTGACGTAGAGGATCCGAACCGGCTTCGGCGTCTGCAGCGCGAGCAGGCAGTTGGAGTAGCCCATCGTCAGCGTGGCCGACTTCGCAAACTGGAGCCCGTGCGGAGAGAACCGCACCGAGTTGACGGTGTCGGACACCTGGTGCATCGTGATCGTCTTGGCCTGCGTCAGGGCGCCGGCCGGAATCGTCAGGGTGTACTGTCCGACGGAAACCGTTCCGCCCTGCGGACCAATCGTCTTGGTCGTTACCGAGTTCTGCAGCGGGGTGCAGGCGACCAAGCCGGTGAGCAGGTTGTTGACGGTATTGAGCGTGTTGTTTACGGTGTTGCCGAGGCCGTTGACGACCTTACCCAGGCCGAGCAGGTGGTTCGGAGTGGACTCGACAACCGGTTCCGGCGCGAGCATGTCGTTGGAGCAACCGACCGTCGCGGCCGTAGCCAAGGCGATCAGGGTCGAGCGGAGCGAACGAAGTGAAGCAGACATCGTGGTGCGCCTCGGATTGTAGGTTATCGACTTGCGACGGTACCGCGAGCTGGGTCGCTGCTCGCCACGGCTGCGTCTGGTTCGACCCGATCACTGTGATCGGACGCAGGGGTCGCGTTACCCCCTCGAAAAGCAAGTGGGGTGCCACTCCGGGTCGGCCGCTCCCGGCCAAAGTGCCGGGATAACTGCAAAGAACAGCACGCTTTCCTGCTGCTCCCTGGAAAACCCGTACTATCCGGCCACCCACGCCGACCGGGTGTCCAAAAAGCGAACAGAAAGGTGTCAAAGGCTTGAACTGGAAGTGCAGCAACGATCACGAGGCAACGGACTACAGTGTCGGGGTACTGCAGCAGCGAACCAGCCGATAAGCACAGTGCGTGAACCGATTTTCGGCCACCTGGCTGATCAGTATCGAGGCAAGCTGGCGTCGACCTCGGTAGACCAGGCGTCGACCCCACCCCGGAGGCTCCTGGCCTCAAAGCCGGCACCGGCCAGCAGGGATTGAGCTGCCAACGAGCGCTGACCGCGGTGGCAGACGGTGACGTAGAGCCGGCGCGGATCCAAGCCCGCCAAGTGTCCCGGCAGCTGGTTCAATGGAATCAGGCGAGAGCCCGGAATGACGCCGATGGCCGTTTCCCACGGCTCACGAACGTCCACCAGTTCGAGCGGCACCCCCGAATCGATCCAGGCGGCCAGCTCCGCCGGGGCAACCTCGGCACCGCTGGCGTCTCGGGCAGCGACCCCGCAGAAGGCCTCGTAATCGATCAGCCTGGTTACGCTCGGCTCGTTGCCGCACACCGCGCACGACGGATCCCGTCGGAGGGCAATCTCCCGAGTGCGGGCGGCGAGCCCGTCATACAAGAGGAGACGTCCGATCAGCGGCTCGCCGATTCCAAGGACCAGCTTGAGGACCTCAGTGGCCTGAAGCGTCCCGACCACGCCGGGGAGCACACCAAGCACACCCGCCTCAGCGCAATTGGGAACCAGATCGGGCGGAGGTGGTTCGGAAAACAGACAGCGGTAACAGGGTCCCCCAGGCGCCCCAAAGACCGAGACCTGCCCCTCGAAGCGCAGGATGCTGCCGTAGACGAACGGCTTTCCCCCCAGGATACAGGCGTCGTTCACGAGGTACCTGGTCGGGAAGTTGTCGCTCCCGTCCAGCACCACATCGTAGCCGCTGATCAGGTCAGCCGCGTTGCCGGATGACAGTCGAACGGGGTGAAGTTCGAGCCTCGTCGTCGGATTGAGATCCGTGAGGCGATCGGCGGCCGATTCGAGCTTGGAGCGGCCAATCGCCCCGGTTCCGTGGATAATCTGGCGCTGCAGGTTGGTGAGATCGACCTGGTCGGCATCGACCAGGCCCAGCGTTCCGACCCCGGCCGCAGCCAGGTACAACGCCGCCGGTGAACCCAAACCGCCTACGCCGACAACGAGGACTCGAGCCGCCCGCAGCTTCTCCTGGCCGGCAACACCAACGCCCGGCAAGGTGAGGTGCCGGGCATAGCGGATCAGATCTGCTGCAGGATTCGACATGGACGAACCCGATACCACGGGGGTTCGGGAGCTACGAGTTGCCGGCGCTCGACGTGAGGGAAACGAACTCCGGCGTCGGCTCGTCGCGGAGGAGGTCCGCCAGGGTGACACTGCCGAGAAACTCGTCGATCCGAACCTGGAGCGCCTGCCAGACGGGTCGAATCGAACAGCCGCTCGTCGGCGAACAGCGCTCGGAGTCGACGGGATGGGTGGCACAATTCATTTCGAACGTCTGGTGCTCAGACGCAGCCATCACGTCACGGACCGTAATGGTCGCGGCCTCACGAGCCAGGAAGTAGCCGCCCCGGGCGCCTCGAACGCTCTCGACGATTCCCGCTCGGCGGAGCCGCAAGAGGATCTGCTCGACGTAGTCGGCCGGCAGCCGCTCGATCTCCGCCAATTCCCGGGCGGCAACGGGCGAACTGCCCCGACCACCCCGTTTGGCAAGATGGATCGAGATGATCAGGCTGTATTCCGTCCACGTGGTGATCCGCATCGTCGCAATCTAGCCCCGTCCGGAAGGGAGAGCCACCCGCGGGCAAGCGGCCTGCAAACCGCGCCGATCCCGTCCCCGGTTCGAACCAACGCCTTACCGCAAACGCACCCCGAGCGCCACGATCGGCGGACGCGGCGCCTCAAGCTCGGACTCGTACGCCGCCCTGCCGGTGTTCAGGGTCCGCCTCAACCTCCGCCTGGAAGCCCCTTGCCGCCGGGAACCCCCAGTTCCGTCATCGCGCGGAGATCGAGAGTATCCTCCAGCTCGTGACCGGCCAGAATCCCTTTCTCGGTAACCAGCGCCTTGACCGTCAATCCTGTTGCGATGGCCTCCTTGGCCAGCTTGGCAGATTCGGCGTATCCGATCTTCGGAGCAAGCGCCGTGACGAGCGCCGGGCTCCGCTCCAGCCAGTAGGCGCATTGCGCCTCATCGGCTTCGATGCCGCGAACGCACTCGACATCCAGCTGGCGGGTCGCGTTGGCCAGGATGTTGATGGCAAAGACGGCGTTGTGCGTAATGACCGGCATCATCACGTTGAGTTCGAGCTGGCCCGCCTCGGCCGCCATGGCAACCGTGGTGTCGAGCCCGATAACCTGGTAGCAGACCTGATTGACCATCTCGGCAATCGACGGATTGACCTTGCCCGGCATGATGCTTGAACCTGGCTGCACCGCCGGCAAGAGAATTTCCGCCAGGCCAGTCCGGGGCCCTGACGCGAGCAACCGGATATCGTTTGCAATCTTGTTGAGATCGAGCGTGTACGCGCGGATCGCACCGCTCACGGTCGCGATGTCACCCATCGACTGCATCAGTTGGATCCGGTCCTCCGCGACCTCCAGGTCGAGTCCGGTCAGCGCCCGCAGATGCTCGACCATCAGCCCCGGATACGCCTCCTCGGCATTCAGCCCCGTGCCGACTGCGGTTCCACCGATATTCATCGGGCGGAGCCAGCGCGCCGCCTCCGCGATTTTCCGATGATGCCGTTCGACAGTCCGACCGTACGCCGCAAACTCCTGCCCCAACCGAATCGGGGTCGCATCCTGAAGGTGGGTCCGCCCCGACTTCATGACGTGGTCGAACTCGACCCCCTTCTTCATGAACGTCGCGGCCAACCCAGCCATCGACTCGAGCAGCGCAGGCAGCGATGCCAGCGTGGCAAGGCGCATGGCTGTTGGAATCACGTCGTTGGTGCTCTGCGCCATGTTGACGTGATCGTTCGGATGCACCGGTTGATAGCTGCCGCGGGCGCCCCCCAAAATCTCATTGGCCCGGTTGGCAAGCACCTCATTACAGTTCATGTTGTGCGAAGTGCCAGCGCCAGCCTGGTAGACATCGACGACGAACTGATCGCGGTGCTGACCGCCCAGCACTTCATCGGCCGCAGCGACGATTGCGTCGGCAAGCTTGGCGTCGAGACGACCGGTCTGCTTGTGCGTCACGGCGGCCGAGCGCTTGATACCCACGACGGCATCGACGAAGGCCGGCAGAGGCTTCAAACCCGAGATCGGAAAGTTCTCGACGGCACGGAGAGTCTGAATACCGTACAAGGCGGAGGCGGGAACCTGCTTCTCACCGAGCGGATCTTTTTCGATGCGGTAGGACATTGACCTGAACCGACGTGAAAGGTGACGGGTACGCGGAATGGTGAACCCTTACTTACTGCTGCCGATGGCGGAAGCGGCCTTCTCGACCGACCAGTACACCAAGACCGACCTGGTTCGCGGCGGGACGCTCTTTGCCGGACTCAACTGCTTCGAACCGGGACAAGATCAGGCCGTCCACACGCATCGGGGTGCGGACAAATTGTATCTGATCCTCTCCGGAAAGGCGAGAATGACCGTGGGCGACCATCAGTTCGAGGCCAGCGCGGGACAGCTGGTCTGGGCCCCGGCCGAGGTGCCCCATGGAGTCGACCAAGCGCTGGAGCGCACGGTCATGCTGATCGCCCTGGCGCCGCCACCCCGCAGGAACTAGTCGACCAAATCGCGGAGAAACGGATTGTTGCGCTTCTCCGCACCGATCGTGGTACGCGGCCCGTGACCCGGATGCACCACCGTCTCGTCGGGCAACGGAAACAACTCGTCACGAATGCTGCCGAGCAACTGCTCCCAGTCGCCGCCGGGAAGGTCGACTCGCCCGACCGACCCCTGAAACAGAACATCGCCGCCGATTACCGTGCCTGGCGCCATGAAGCAAACACTCCCTGGGGAATGCCCTGGCGTATGCCGGACCGCGAACGAGGTGGTGCCCAGACTCAACGTCTGGCCATGAGCCAGCTCATGGTCGACCGGCGGCGGATCGTCGAGTTCGAGCCCGAACCAACTCGCTTGCTGCGCCAGGTTGCGGTAGAGCGGAAGATCGGCCGGGTGCATCCAGATCGGTGCACCGGTCGCCGCCTTGACCGCGCCGACACCGGAGACATGATCGATGTGACCGTGGGTCAGCCAGATCTCACGAATGGTAAGCCCGTGACGCTCCGCCGTTTCCAGAAAGAGCACCGGCGCCTCACCTGGATCGACGATGACGGCGTCGGTCGACCCCTCCTCAGCCAGGAGATAGCAGTTCTGCATGAACTGGCCATTGAGGATCGGAATGACACTGAGCCCCGCCGTCATGCCGGCTGCGACTTCCGCTCCGTGAGGTACTTCTCGACCGCGATGGCTGCCGTGGTCGCATCGCCCACCGCTGTGGTGACCTGACGAACCAACTGGACCCGCAGGTCGCCAGCCGCGA
This genomic stretch from Gemmatimonadales bacterium harbors:
- a CDS encoding tetratricopeptide repeat protein, with amino-acid sequence MSPLQPDESERLPAAPAARAKWCLERAAEDERGGRTGDAEQGYLTAAEWARSAAVADIEAEALSRFAVIKHHQGQPEAARQAGLRSLAAARSAPDRATEAQTLNVLAGLSLERGELDDARKLFADALLLAAHREDLRAKIEQNLGIVANVQGDWGLAESHYRRALEIYRRLGDWRGEAMACHNLGMISADHRDYARAEQYFSEAMALARLLRDRRLEALCLLNRGEILVERQSYAHAEHDVEGARTIFVALESVVEEADCRRVLGAICGHTGQPERALVHLTAAIQLAIDAETPLTEAEAWRELGYLRAAQGRVDEAYQALEESVALFERLGALQEVAEVSRRLSDLV
- the moeB gene encoding molybdopterin-synthase adenylyltransferase MoeB, with amino-acid sequence MSNPAADLIRYARHLTLPGVGVAGQEKLRAARVLVVGVGGLGSPAALYLAAAGVGTLGLVDADQVDLTNLQRQIIHGTGAIGRSKLESAADRLTDLNPTTRLELHPVRLSSGNAADLISGYDVVLDGSDNFPTRYLVNDACILGGKPFVYGSILRFEGQVSVFGAPGGPCYRCLFSEPPPPDLVPNCAEAGVLGVLPGVVGTLQATEVLKLVLGIGEPLIGRLLLYDGLAARTREIALRRDPSCAVCGNEPSVTRLIDYEAFCGVAARDASGAEVAPAELAAWIDSGVPLELVDVREPWETAIGVIPGSRLIPLNQLPGHLAGLDPRRLYVTVCHRGQRSLAAQSLLAGAGFEARSLRGGVDAWSTEVDASLPRY
- a CDS encoding Rrf2 family transcriptional regulator, whose translation is MRITTWTEYSLIISIHLAKRGGRGSSPVAARELAEIERLPADYVEQILLRLRRAGIVESVRGARGGYFLAREAATITVRDVMAASEHQTFEMNCATHPVDSERCSPTSGCSIRPVWQALQVRIDEFLGSVTLADLLRDEPTPEFVSLTSSAGNS
- a CDS encoding aspartate ammonia-lyase, producing MSYRIEKDPLGEKQVPASALYGIQTLRAVENFPISGLKPLPAFVDAVVGIKRSAAVTHKQTGRLDAKLADAIVAAADEVLGGQHRDQFVVDVYQAGAGTSHNMNCNEVLANRANEILGGARGSYQPVHPNDHVNMAQSTNDVIPTAMRLATLASLPALLESMAGLAATFMKKGVEFDHVMKSGRTHLQDATPIRLGQEFAAYGRTVERHHRKIAEAARWLRPMNIGGTAVGTGLNAEEAYPGLMVEHLRALTGLDLEVAEDRIQLMQSMGDIATVSGAIRAYTLDLNKIANDIRLLASGPRTGLAEILLPAVQPGSSIMPGKVNPSIAEMVNQVCYQVIGLDTTVAMAAEAGQLELNVMMPVITHNAVFAINILANATRQLDVECVRGIEADEAQCAYWLERSPALVTALAPKIGYAESAKLAKEAIATGLTVKALVTEKGILAGHELEDTLDLRAMTELGVPGGKGLPGGG
- a CDS encoding cupin domain-containing protein, with amino-acid sequence MVNPYLLLPMAEAAFSTDQYTKTDLVRGGTLFAGLNCFEPGQDQAVHTHRGADKLYLILSGKARMTVGDHQFEASAGQLVWAPAEVPHGVDQALERTVMLIALAPPPRRN
- a CDS encoding MBL fold metallo-hydrolase — encoded protein: MTAGLSVIPILNGQFMQNCYLLAEEGSTDAVIVDPGEAPVLFLETAERHGLTIREIWLTHGHIDHVSGVGAVKAATGAPIWMHPADLPLYRNLAQQASWFGLELDDPPPVDHELAHGQTLSLGTTSFAVRHTPGHSPGSVCFMAPGTVIGGDVLFQGSVGRVDLPGGDWEQLLGSIRDELFPLPDETVVHPGHGPRTTIGAEKRNNPFLRDLVD